The Colias croceus chromosome 11, ilColCroc2.1 genome has a segment encoding these proteins:
- the LOC123695782 gene encoding 15-hydroxyprostaglandin dehydrogenase [NAD(+)]-like: MDRDVKGKVVLITGSADGLGLTMVEHFLENGAKLAIMLDVNEKQGLQSLEQVKVKFGKDRAVFFKCDVTEDLDKVYAQVLGVTKNVDVVINNAGVLAEKDIKKTINVNVTALMEWTMKFFDHMRKDKGGKGGTIINVSSIYGYRITALIPYYHASKFAVRGFSQSLGQEYNFKRTGVRVVTLCPGLTTTNMSKYPNVREDETLDDLLNEIKDTEWQETKDIGRGTVEIFQKADSGSVWLVEGGRPAEKLDF; this comes from the coding sequence ATGGACAGAGACGTGAAAGGAAAAGTCGTGCTTATTACCGGCTCTGCCGATGGCCTGGGCTTGACCATGGTCGAACACTTCTTAGAAAATGGCGCCAAACTAGCCATCATGCTGGACGTCAATGAAAAACAAGGACTTCAATCTCTTGAACAAGTAAAGGTCAAATTCGGAAAAGACAGAGCTGTATTCTTCAAATGTGATGTTACAGAGGATCTAGATAAAGTCTACGCACAAGTTTTGGGTGTGACCAAGAATGTTGATGTTGTCATAAACAACGCTGGAGTCCTAGCCGAAAAAGATATTAAGAAAACAATTAATGTAAACGTCACAGCTCTTATGGAGTGGACGATGAAGTTTTTCGATCACATGAGAAAGGATAAGGGAGGCAAAGGTGGAACTATCATTAACGTATCATCTATCTATGGATATAGGATAACAGCGCTCATACCATACTACCATGCTTCTAAATTTGCCGTGCGTGGTTTCTCGCAATCACTGGGtcaagaatataattttaaaaggacGGGAGTACGAGTTGTAACTCTATGCCCGGGTCTGACGACGACGAACATGTCTAAATATCCCAACGTGAGGGAAGATGAAACTTTAGATGACTTGCTGAATGAGATTAAGGATACCGAATGGCAAGAGACCAAAGACATTGGAAGAGGTACCGTGGAAATATTCCAGAAAGCTGATTCCGGTTCTGTTTGGCTCGTAGAGGGTGGACGGCCGGCTGAAAAACttgatttttag